From the genome of Thauera chlorobenzoica:
GTGCGCCCGAGGTATTCGAACACCGTGCCCGCCTGCACCGTCAGCAGCACGCACAGCATCACCAGCGCGCCCACCGGCACCGCCTCGGAAAACTGCAGGCGCGGCGGCGTGACCACGCCCGCGGCCCAGAAGGTGCGCACCCCCAGGCGCATCAGCGCGATGATCGCCGCCAGCCCGCCGACCACCATCAGCGCGATCAGCAGCCAGGTCATTGCCGGCACCTTGTCCGATGATGCGGCGAGCATCGCGTGGAAGAGGCTGAACTTGGCGACGAAGCCCGCCAGCGGCGGCATCCCGGCGATCACCAGGGCGCAGGCGGCGAAGCTCAGGCCGAGGAAGGCGAGGGTGCCGGGAATGCCGACCCCGACCGGATCCTCGGGCTTGTCCTCGATCGCGAAGGCCTCCATCGTGATCGCCAGCAGTGCCGCACCGGGCGGGCGGATGCGCTCGGTGAGCTCGATCAGCAGCATGAACGCCGCCATCGCCAGCGTCGAGCCGAGCAGGTAGTACAGCCCCGAAGCCAGCACCGCGCTGCCCGAATGGCCGATCACCGCGAGCAGCGTGCCCGAGGACACGATCGCACCGTAGCCCGCCATGCGCCCGCCGTCCTGGCTCGCGAGCATGCCGATCGCACCGAACAGCAGGGTCGCCATGCCGCCGACCGTCAGCGCGGCAAAACCGAAGCCGCCGAGCGCACCGGCCTGATCGCCGAACACCGCCAGCCACACCCGCAGCACCGCATATACGCCGACCTTGGTCATCAGCACCAGCATCGCCCCCACCGGTGCCGAGGCCGAGGCGTAGGTGGTGGGCAGCCAGAAGCCGAGCGGCCACATCGCGCCCTTGGTCAGGAAGGCGAGCGCCAGCGCCACCGCGCCGATCTGCAGCAGCCAGGCGTCCTGCGCCCCGAGCAGGGCCACCCGGGCGCCGAGGTCGGCGATGTTGAGCGTGCCGGTGGCGGCGTAGATCAGCGCCACCCCGATCAGGAACAGCAGCGAAGCCACCAGGTTCACCGCGATGTACTGCATGCCGGCCTGGATGCGACGCAGGTTGTAGCCGTGCAGCACGAGGCCGTAGGAGGCCGCCAGCATCACCTCGAAGAAGACGAAGAGGTTGAACAGGTCGTGGGTCAGGAAGGCGCCGTTGAGCCCCATCAGCAGGAACTGGAAGAACGGATGGAAGCTCACCCCGACGCGGTCCCAGCGCCGCGCCGAGAACACCAGCACGGCGAGCGCAATCGTCGCGGTGAGCACCAGCATCAGCGCCGAGAGGCGGTCGGCCACCAGCGCGATGCCGAACGGCGCCGCCCAGTTGGCGGCCAGATACACGCCGATGCCGCCCGGCCAGTGCCCGCCATCGGCCAGCACCAGCAGCGCGAGCGCGGCCACCCACAGCAGCACCCCGCTCGCCAGGCCGAGGGCGAACTTGAGCCCGTGGCGCTTCTGATTGATCGGGATCATCAGCGCCCCCACCACCAGCGGCAGCAGCACGGGGACGATGATGAGGTGGTTCACCCAGGGCAACACGCTCATTGCCGCGGCTCCTCGCCATCGACGTGGTCGCTGCCCGACAGGCCGCGTGCGCCGATCATCATCACCAGGTAGAGCGCGGTGGTGGCGAAGCCGATCACGATCGCGGTCAGCACCAGGCCCTGCGGCAGCGGGTCGGCGAACTGCGCCGGGTCGATGCCGGGGGCGGGCGTGATCGGGGGTTTGTCCACCCACAGCCGCCCCATCGCGAAAATGAACAGATTGACCGCGTAGGACATCAGCAGCAGCCCGGTGATGAACTGGAACGTGCGCGGGCGCAGGATCAGCCAGATCCCCGCGCCGAACACCACGCCGACGGCGATCGCAAACACCGCTTCCATCAAGTCCTCCCCCCGTCCGCCGCCACTTCCTCGCCGGGCTGGCGATGCGCGCGCAGCGACTGGTGGGCGAGCGCCACCAGCATCAGCATCGTGGTCCCGACCACCGCCGCGAACACGCCGAGGTCGAACACGAAGGCGCTCGGCAGGTGCAGCTCGCCCACCAGCGGCCAGTCCACATGGGCGGTGTGGGTGGTGAGGAAGGGATGGCCGAACCACCAGGCACCGAGGCCGGTGGCGCACGCCAGCAGCAGGCCGAAGCCGAGCCAGCGGTGCGGGCGCAGGTGCACGTGGCTCTCGACCCATACCGTGCCGGCGAGCATGTACTGGACGAGGATCGCCACCGCGAAGATCAGGCCGGCGACGAAGCCGCCACCGGGCAGGTTGTGGCCGCGCATGAAGAAATACACCGCGATCACCCCCATGAAGGGCAGCAGCAGGCGCAGATAGATGCCCGCCACCAGCAGGTAGCCGCCGTTGGCCTGCTCGGCGGGGCTCTGCCCGCTCGCCGGATCGGCCTCGAAGCGCTGCTGCGGTGGGATGCCCGCG
Proteins encoded in this window:
- a CDS encoding monovalent cation/H+ antiporter subunit D → MSVLPWVNHLIIVPVLLPLVVGALMIPINQKRHGLKFALGLASGVLLWVAALALLVLADGGHWPGGIGVYLAANWAAPFGIALVADRLSALMLVLTATIALAVLVFSARRWDRVGVSFHPFFQFLLMGLNGAFLTHDLFNLFVFFEVMLAASYGLVLHGYNLRRIQAGMQYIAVNLVASLLFLIGVALIYAATGTLNIADLGARVALLGAQDAWLLQIGAVALALAFLTKGAMWPLGFWLPTTYASASAPVGAMLVLMTKVGVYAVLRVWLAVFGDQAGALGGFGFAALTVGGMATLLFGAIGMLASQDGGRMAGYGAIVSSGTLLAVIGHSGSAVLASGLYYLLGSTLAMAAFMLLIELTERIRPPGAALLAITMEAFAIEDKPEDPVGVGIPGTLAFLGLSFAACALVIAGMPPLAGFVAKFSLFHAMLAASSDKVPAMTWLLIALMVVGGLAAIIALMRLGVRTFWAAGVVTPPRLQFSEAVPVGALVMLCVLLTVQAGTVFEYLGRTTEGLLRGADYALRVLGEPAVQRLPAAEGGR
- a CDS encoding Na+/H+ antiporter subunit C is translated as MEAVFAIAVGVVFGAGIWLILRPRTFQFITGLLLMSYAVNLFIFAMGRLWVDKPPITPAPGIDPAQFADPLPQGLVLTAIVIGFATTALYLVMMIGARGLSGSDHVDGEEPRQ